The genomic region AGGTGTGATTTTCTGGCAGCCATTAACTCCAGAGTAGTGTTGATATTAACAGTTAAATCCTCCAAACTGCGATTATTAATGGCAATAATACGCACATCCTCTAACCTAATAACACGGTCTAACTCCATCAAATTATGAACTTCGACCACAGCATTCATTCCTAAATAATGAATTACCCGTAAAAGGTTATTAATTTGCTGATCCGTGAGAATGGCGGCAATTAATAAGATTGCATCTGCTCCCGCTGCTCGTGCTAAGTAAATTTGACATGGATCCAGAACAAAATCTTTACATAGAATAGGTAAAGTGACTTTATGTCGAACAATGCGTAGCTGATCAAACCCACCATGAAAGAATTTCTGATCTGTCACAACAGATATACAAGCTGCCCCAGTTCGTTCATAGGATTTAGCAATAGACAAAGCATCAAAATCAGATGAAAGTATATTCTCGGATGAAAATATCCTTTTCACTTCTGCAATTAAACTGGGTTTGTAAATGTTTTGTTGCAAAGCAGTGAAAAAATCTCTCACACTAGGAGCAGCAGTTAATTGACGTTGGAGAGAAGCAAGAGACATTTCCTGTTGAATTTGGGTAATCTCTAGTTTTTTGTGCCATATAATTTCTCTGATTATAGGTTCCATTGTGTTCTGTAGCATGATCATAGGTAGAATGAATTAACACATTATTTCCACTTCTTTTTTG from Cylindrospermopsis curvispora GIHE-G1 harbors:
- a CDS encoding indole-3-glycerol phosphate synthase TrpC; protein product: MEPIIREIIWHKKLEITQIQQEMSLASLQRQLTAAPSVRDFFTALQQNIYKPSLIAEVKRIFSSENILSSDFDALSIAKSYERTGAACISVVTDQKFFHGGFDQLRIVRHKVTLPILCKDFVLDPCQIYLARAAGADAILLIAAILTDQQINNLLRVIHYLGMNAVVEVHNLMELDRVIRLEDVRIIAINNRSLEDLTVNINTTLELMAARKSHLHNLGILVVSESGIETSQDLSLMANVGVSGVLIGDCLLREENLEDAVKELLKSQIYGFGGPSYKS